One segment of Nostoc flagelliforme CCNUN1 DNA contains the following:
- a CDS encoding GNAT family N-acetyltransferase has protein sequence MGLIKEISRLQIREDDLTGKNIADLLREHLENMHEITPPESVHALDIEALRCPNITFWTAWDGEELLGCGALKELDSRSGEIKSMRTVKAHRRRGVASKILEQIIKEAQRRGYDCLNLETGAISEFAPARALYTRYGFEYRGPFAEYIDDPNSVFMTKKLA, from the coding sequence ATGGGGTTAATCAAGGAAATAAGCCGATTGCAAATTCGTGAAGATGACTTGACAGGTAAAAATATTGCTGACCTTCTGAGGGAACATCTCGAAAATATGCATGAGATTACCCCACCCGAAAGTGTTCATGCTCTTGATATAGAGGCATTGCGTTGCCCTAATATTACTTTTTGGACGGCTTGGGATGGCGAAGAACTGCTTGGATGCGGGGCATTGAAAGAACTAGATTCAAGAAGCGGTGAAATCAAATCAATGCGTACCGTCAAGGCTCACCGACGTAGGGGTGTCGCCTCAAAGATTCTGGAACAGATTATTAAAGAAGCCCAACGGCGTGGTTACGATTGCTTGAATTTAGAAACAGGGGCAATCTCAGAATTCGCTCCAGCACGAGCCTTGTATACACGGTATGGGTTTGAGTACCGAGGCCCCTTTGCTGAATACATTGATGACCCGAACAGCGTATTTATGACGAAAAAACTTGCTTGA
- a CDS encoding IS701 family transposase, with protein MVQPRPAAPTVKFVDEYCQWYKSLFSDVRSFEAFKYLHVGCVSDLKRKTLPEIAKIVGLDNQQGLHHFLTSSPWDIEKLRILRLELILQVLKGRPIILIIDETGDKKKGNKTDYVKRQYIGNLGKVENGIVAVTAYGVFCGMTFPLLFEVYKPRERLKPGDKYRTKPEIAAILMRKLESMGFNFNLVLADSLYGESGKNFITVLDEFKKNYIVAIRSNHSLKLLPRQHTQYLKWHKFKRVFSDLSSENRFIREIIHGKRSENRYWQITTDREKLPGNTTWYVMSRYPDLTPRDVGNFYGLRTWVEYGLKQSKNELGWADYRLTHYPDIERWWEIVCSSYLMVSLHSEQMQSSVPKSPSKLASHPWWNDKKGWKNILNNLRLIIQPFTLFNLIYPWLTVFPIPQLSLGFSKLQSIIYRLTSSIFISLTHPDFYFSSA; from the coding sequence ATGGTACAGCCCCGTCCAGCCGCACCAACAGTCAAATTTGTGGACGAATATTGCCAGTGGTATAAAAGCCTGTTTTCAGATGTTAGGAGTTTCGAGGCTTTTAAATATCTCCATGTAGGCTGCGTTTCTGATCTAAAACGTAAAACATTGCCAGAAATAGCAAAAATTGTAGGATTGGATAACCAGCAAGGGTTGCATCATTTTTTAACATCATCACCTTGGGATATAGAAAAGTTAAGAATCTTGCGATTAGAGCTAATTTTACAAGTGCTAAAAGGCAGACCAATTATTCTAATTATTGATGAGACAGGAGATAAGAAGAAAGGGAATAAAACAGATTATGTGAAACGGCAGTATATAGGAAACTTGGGGAAAGTAGAGAATGGAATTGTGGCAGTGACAGCGTATGGTGTGTTCTGCGGGATGACTTTTCCACTACTGTTTGAAGTATATAAGCCTCGTGAAAGGTTAAAGCCAGGGGATAAGTATCGCACTAAACCTGAAATAGCGGCAATACTGATGAGAAAGCTAGAATCAATGGGTTTTAACTTTAACTTAGTACTGGCAGATAGTTTATATGGTGAAAGTGGTAAGAACTTCATAACTGTATTAGATGAATTCAAGAAAAACTATATAGTAGCAATTCGCTCAAACCATTCTTTAAAGCTACTTCCAAGACAACACACTCAATATTTGAAGTGGCATAAGTTTAAACGAGTATTTTCTGATCTGAGTAGTGAAAATAGGTTTATCAGAGAAATAATTCATGGTAAACGTAGTGAAAATAGGTACTGGCAGATTACCACAGATCGAGAGAAATTACCTGGTAACACTACTTGGTATGTGATGAGTAGATACCCAGACCTTACACCAAGAGATGTGGGAAACTTTTATGGTTTAAGAACTTGGGTTGAGTATGGGTTGAAGCAAAGCAAGAACGAATTAGGTTGGGCAGATTATCGGCTAACTCACTACCCGGATATTGAACGCTGGTGGGAGATTGTTTGTAGCAGCTATTTAATGGTTAGCCTCCACTCTGAACAAATGCAGTCTTCTGTGCCAAAATCTCCATCAAAGCTAGCTTCGCATCCCTGGTGGAACGATAAAAAAGGCTGGAAGAATATTCTTAACAATCTCCGTTTAATAATTCAACCTTTTACCTTATTTAACCTAATATATCCCTGGTTAACAGTTTTTCCTATTCCCCAATTGTCCTTGGGCTTTTCTAAACTTCAATCTATTATTTATAGACTCACTAGTTCAATTTTTATTTCCCTAACTCACCCTGATTTCTACTTTTCCTCTGCCTAG
- a CDS encoding HigA family addiction module antitoxin, translating into MITKRRPRHPGALIKRQYLEPLGMTITELGDVLGVSRKTVSELVNEQAGVSPLMAIRLAKAFQTSPELWLNLQQKYDLWNAVQESESLNDISPVNLQTC; encoded by the coding sequence ATGATAACTAAAAGAAGACCGAGACACCCCGGAGCGTTGATTAAACGTCAATATTTAGAACCTTTAGGGATGACTATTACTGAGCTTGGTGATGTTTTAGGTGTCTCACGTAAAACTGTTTCTGAACTTGTTAATGAGCAAGCTGGAGTTTCTCCACTTATGGCTATTCGTCTAGCAAAAGCTTTTCAAACAAGTCCAGAACTTTGGTTAAATCTTCAGCAAAAATACGACCTTTGGAACGCTGTACAAGAATCGGAAAGTTTAAACGATATATCTCCTGTTAATTTACAAACTTGTTAG
- a CDS encoding type II toxin-antitoxin system RelE/ParE family toxin — MGLRFKKVIKTFKHKGLRRLFEFDDRSGIQAKHAEKLLDILDRLDASSQVEDMRYPGSNLHQLKGDRKGEWSVTVSGNWRVTFEFENGDAYVVNYEDYH; from the coding sequence TTGGGGTTACGATTTAAAAAAGTGATTAAAACGTTTAAGCATAAAGGACTGAGGAGACTTTTTGAGTTTGATGATAGAAGTGGTATTCAGGCTAAACACGCAGAAAAACTACTAGATATTCTTGATAGACTTGATGCGTCTTCTCAAGTCGAAGATATGAGATACCCAGGTTCTAACCTTCATCAGTTAAAAGGTGATAGAAAAGGTGAATGGTCAGTAACGGTATCTGGAAATTGGCGTGTAACCTTTGAATTTGAAAATGGTGATGCTTACGTTGTTAATTACGAGGATTATCATTAG
- a CDS encoding DEAD/DEAH box helicase: protein MQPRDYQVELIKRTYQSWKSGNRRVLVQLPTGAGKTIVFSHVARDCLSRGKGVLVLAHRLELITQAKEKLESISGIPCGVIKAGFPVEEEFPVQVASVQSLVRRKRYPEAGLVIIDEAHHAVSKTYTSILENYSDALILGVTATPCRTDGQGFKYLFDDLIIGPSCSELIEHGYLSKFKIFASAAKISTKGIRKTAGDFNLGQLEEAASSITGDVVPTWRKYAEGKRTIIFCVGVEHSKTVVQEFIKNGITAEHLDGKSLDDDRGDAIARFRSGETTVLSNCSLFTEGFDLPGIEAIQVLRPTCSLILHLQMLGRSLRPSPGKEHALIIDHTDNWILHGLPDEVREWSLEPISLKGKRFVHRCPKCDHGFRVLPHEQKVHRHVLDNTGNPKPLYQATCPNCQHIFEWEMGEGLEIGESKVIEKKVGDLVEVDLTITPEHKQIIDELIDTAIAKGFKIKWAYHRLIEQHPEKLVRFTYGDLRYLATRLRTDFDSCEKAVKVAESFKEKLLEPTGEITPEFKETVDDLHNLAQERKYQLTWIFYRIDEMILEEFDFEPTLADWLYLGKILGYPTNWAYRHHSNRMRVQRLR from the coding sequence ATGCAGCCACGCGATTATCAAGTTGAACTAATCAAGCGTACTTACCAAAGCTGGAAAAGCGGAAACCGCCGAGTACTTGTTCAACTTCCAACAGGCGCTGGTAAGACAATCGTCTTCTCTCATGTTGCTCGTGATTGCTTGAGTCGCGGTAAAGGCGTTTTGGTTCTTGCCCACAGATTGGAGTTAATCACCCAAGCCAAAGAAAAACTTGAATCTATATCTGGAATTCCTTGCGGTGTAATTAAGGCTGGGTTCCCTGTTGAAGAAGAGTTTCCTGTTCAGGTGGCGTCAGTTCAATCGTTGGTACGTCGCAAGCGATATCCTGAAGCTGGTCTAGTGATAATTGACGAGGCCCATCACGCCGTTAGCAAAACTTACACAAGCATTTTAGAAAATTACTCAGACGCCTTAATTTTAGGAGTAACCGCCACACCTTGCAGAACAGATGGGCAAGGGTTCAAATATTTATTTGACGATTTGATTATTGGCCCAAGTTGCAGTGAGTTAATTGAACATGGTTATTTATCAAAGTTCAAAATATTCGCGTCTGCTGCCAAAATTAGCACTAAAGGAATTCGCAAAACTGCGGGAGATTTCAATTTAGGGCAACTTGAAGAAGCAGCAAGTAGCATTACTGGCGATGTTGTGCCGACATGGCGCAAGTACGCCGAAGGCAAACGCACCATCATTTTTTGTGTTGGAGTTGAACATAGCAAAACAGTTGTTCAAGAATTCATCAAAAATGGCATTACAGCTGAACACCTGGATGGAAAAAGCTTGGATGATGATAGAGGAGATGCGATCGCCCGTTTTAGAAGTGGCGAAACGACTGTTTTATCCAACTGTAGTTTATTTACTGAAGGCTTTGATTTGCCAGGAATTGAGGCTATCCAAGTCCTCCGGCCCACTTGTTCATTGATTTTGCATTTGCAAATGCTGGGGCGATCGCTGCGTCCATCTCCCGGAAAAGAACATGCCTTAATCATTGATCATACAGACAATTGGATTCTCCACGGACTGCCTGATGAAGTTCGGGAATGGAGCCTTGAGCCGATATCTTTGAAGGGTAAGAGGTTTGTCCATCGCTGTCCCAAATGCGATCATGGATTTCGAGTTTTACCTCACGAACAAAAAGTCCATCGCCACGTTTTGGACAACACTGGAAATCCCAAGCCCTTATACCAAGCTACTTGCCCCAACTGCCAGCATATTTTTGAATGGGAGATGGGTGAAGGTTTAGAAATTGGTGAGTCGAAAGTTATTGAAAAAAAAGTTGGTGATCTTGTCGAAGTTGATTTAACTATCACCCCGGAACACAAACAAATTATTGATGAGTTGATTGATACTGCGATCGCTAAAGGTTTCAAGATTAAATGGGCGTACCACCGCTTAATTGAACAGCATCCCGAAAAGCTGGTTAGATTTACTTACGGCGACTTGCGATATCTAGCGACTCGACTAAGAACTGATTTTGATTCTTGCGAAAAAGCTGTGAAGGTTGCTGAGTCTTTTAAAGAAAAATTGTTAGAGCCAACTGGAGAGATTACCCCCGAATTTAAAGAGACTGTTGATGATTTACATAATCTTGCCCAAGAACGCAAATATCAACTAACTTGGATATTTTATCGCATTGATGAAATGATTCTGGAGGAGTTCGATTTTGAACCTACTCTCGCTGATTGGTTATACTTGGGCAAAATTCTTGGATACCCTACTAATTGGGCTTATCGGCATCACAGCAATAGAATGAGAGTGCAGCGCTTACGCTAG
- a CDS encoding metal-binding protein translates to MHQKGKEVASGKWHDRSILISFPFTGGISFCLTHDLNVASILTSSYLLGGMYLSPDLDLKSKPFSRWGILRWIWKPYQKLIPHRGKFFNRNPLSHAPIIGTVLRVSYLLLLCLIPVILAGMDTSLRQWIVKNSSSVFWALAGIELSGLTHLLMDVGSTKFKK, encoded by the coding sequence TTGCATCAAAAAGGTAAAGAAGTGGCATCGGGAAAGTGGCATGATCGCTCGATTCTAATTTCATTTCCCTTCACAGGGGGAATCTCTTTCTGTTTAACTCATGACCTGAATGTAGCCAGCATTCTAACGAGTTCGTATTTGCTGGGAGGAATGTACCTCTCACCAGACTTAGATTTAAAGTCAAAGCCTTTTTCCCGTTGGGGAATTCTGCGTTGGATTTGGAAACCTTATCAAAAACTTATTCCACATCGCGGTAAATTCTTTAATCGCAATCCTTTATCTCACGCACCAATTATTGGCACAGTATTGCGAGTTAGTTATCTGTTGCTGTTATGCCTCATCCCGGTAATTCTGGCTGGGATGGACACCTCACTCAGGCAGTGGATTGTTAAAAATTCTTCGTCAGTTTTTTGGGCTTTAGCTGGAATTGAACTAAGCGGGTTAACGCATTTGTTAATGGACGTAGGAAGCACAAAATTCAAAAAGTAA
- a CDS encoding type I pantothenate kinase, with protein sequence MDFQPVGSSEPTLTTKETRRLRDKYPNLEFLEAGHVASWLQERHDQLLCKAQKSRSEMNLSKLVTLAGAIAGTICYATSPLATIGAIVSAVGYAWSVGLDLNDSHKFAPIPFIRDNVFDFLSAMGDSEAREDWLSQRNEIVDLMFHLELLESNEFAMLREMHSVLTEYLSQVEPGKRFYAYRWLSDRYTDYKGGIPDKESLIKHLETVAHDPRINYESVQHIQNRQLSRTVALPQPRTFSLPEPRVISTQIDAQIQDTPAQIPQNNLTPTVIQQSSGSNQTPRMPDLETILKLPVTARAEFIVRTLVNTGFKVDEVMSSQVIAIAGSQRGGKGTLAAILATLSKAYDSNLQVEYFTAGVDVYPFACNLHSALQYPGRDSEQADRQVANDLLKFLKKLESSPPYSHKNLLLVIDEAMRLLSLVEEGDRVWALQFLLSRFAKTGTTLIIVLHASNLSSIAGKETAGLGSTFQEGMQFVGCSAVAVDAGGLRKMNVASGAYFQANPKNFGKAIAGGELGSIPEWLKSEKHPGNGHPDPARTLLKFFPELVQSPEPSDTLTPQQRTELSQATQKVKFTVFNASTGEALKLIEDLRHRGYEKSQIITMLWQAQPDTSEWVKAFDEYDMLLNQQGIQ encoded by the coding sequence GTGGATTTTCAACCAGTCGGGAGTAGTGAACCAACTCTAACAACCAAAGAAACCCGCCGACTGCGCGACAAATATCCCAACCTTGAGTTTTTGGAAGCGGGCCACGTAGCTTCATGGTTGCAAGAGCGGCATGACCAACTCTTATGCAAAGCGCAAAAGTCACGTTCAGAAATGAACTTATCAAAATTAGTGACTTTAGCAGGTGCGATCGCAGGGACAATTTGTTATGCAACTTCTCCTTTGGCTACCATTGGTGCAATTGTTTCGGCAGTCGGTTACGCCTGGTCAGTCGGACTTGACCTTAACGACTCACACAAATTTGCACCTATTCCTTTTATTCGGGACAACGTTTTCGACTTTCTTTCAGCAATGGGCGATTCCGAAGCCCGTGAAGATTGGCTATCTCAAAGAAACGAAATTGTTGATTTGATGTTTCATCTAGAGCTTTTGGAGAGTAACGAGTTTGCCATGCTACGAGAAATGCATAGCGTCCTTACCGAATATTTAAGCCAAGTAGAGCCAGGAAAACGGTTTTACGCTTACCGTTGGTTGTCGGACAGATATACAGATTATAAAGGTGGAATCCCTGACAAAGAAAGTTTAATTAAGCATCTAGAAACAGTTGCCCATGACCCACGTATTAATTATGAATCTGTCCAACATATTCAAAATAGGCAGCTATCTAGAACAGTTGCGCTACCCCAACCAAGGACTTTTTCATTACCAGAACCAAGGGTAATAAGCACTCAAATAGACGCCCAAATTCAAGATACTCCTGCACAAATACCGCAAAATAATTTAACTCCTACCGTAATCCAACAATCCTCTGGCTCAAATCAGACTCCGAGAATGCCGGATTTGGAGACAATCTTGAAACTGCCTGTTACTGCAAGGGCAGAGTTTATCGTTAGGACTCTAGTAAATACTGGGTTCAAGGTTGATGAAGTTATGAGTTCACAGGTGATTGCGATCGCAGGTTCTCAGCGTGGAGGTAAAGGAACTCTTGCCGCAATCTTAGCTACTTTATCAAAAGCCTACGACTCTAATTTGCAAGTAGAGTACTTTACTGCTGGTGTAGACGTTTATCCCTTTGCTTGTAACTTGCACAGTGCTTTACAATATCCCGGCAGAGATAGCGAACAAGCTGATAGACAAGTTGCTAACGATTTACTCAAGTTTTTGAAAAAGCTAGAAAGTTCCCCCCCATATTCACACAAAAACCTATTACTGGTAATTGACGAAGCGATGCGTTTACTTTCATTGGTAGAAGAAGGCGATCGCGTCTGGGCATTGCAATTTTTATTGAGTCGGTTTGCAAAAACTGGCACAACTTTGATTATTGTGCTTCACGCTTCTAATTTGTCTTCAATTGCTGGGAAAGAAACCGCAGGCTTGGGATCAACATTCCAAGAAGGAATGCAGTTTGTTGGCTGTAGCGCTGTGGCAGTAGATGCTGGGGGACTAAGGAAAATGAACGTCGCCAGTGGTGCGTATTTCCAAGCTAACCCTAAAAACTTTGGTAAGGCAATTGCTGGTGGTGAATTGGGCAGTATTCCTGAATGGCTAAAAAGCGAGAAACATCCTGGTAACGGACATCCAGATCCAGCCAGAACTCTGCTGAAATTTTTCCCGGAATTAGTACAGTCGCCAGAACCATCAGATACACTCACTCCACAACAAAGGACTGAATTGAGTCAAGCTACCCAAAAAGTAAAGTTTACGGTTTTTAATGCTTCAACAGGCGAGGCTTTGAAGTTAATTGAAGACCTTCGGCATCGTGGTTACGAAAAAAGCCAAATAATCACAATGCTTTGGCAAGCCCAGCCAGATACTTCAGAGTGGGTAAAAGCTTTTGATGAATATGACATGCTATTAAATCAGCAAGGAATCCAGTAA
- a CDS encoding sigma-70 factor domain-containing protein: protein MPNPTTEVRSYLKEIGRYPLLTPEQEITNARALQQMMAIEEQRSSLALQLNRQPTARELATSLGQSEAEVQSIIQQGQKAKEKMVTANLRLVVSVAKKYQNHNLEFLPELPGVFWFNC, encoded by the coding sequence ATGCCTAATCCAACTACCGAAGTTCGCTCTTACCTCAAAGAAATAGGACGCTACCCTCTGCTAACTCCTGAGCAAGAAATTACAAATGCTAGGGCGTTACAGCAGATGATGGCGATTGAAGAACAACGCTCAAGCCTTGCACTTCAACTAAATCGACAACCAACTGCAAGGGAATTAGCTACCTCACTTGGGCAAAGCGAAGCTGAAGTACAATCAATCATTCAACAAGGTCAAAAAGCTAAAGAGAAAATGGTGACTGCTAACCTACGGCTGGTGGTTTCTGTTGCGAAAAAATACCAAAATCACAATTTGGAATTCTTACCAGAATTGCCAGGCGTATTCTGGTTTAATTGCTGA